The genomic interval ACATGCTTATAGTCTAGCTGACATCTCTAAGTTGCCCACAGAGTGtgatttgtatgtgtgtatgatgtgtttttatatgccctgtgatggacttgtgtcctgttcagggtctaaccccccccatgacccatGACCACTAAAAGCCCATAGAAGATGTATGTTACTCAGGTGTTTGATGTATCAACATTTTATATAAGCAGTATCTTTACCGTTTCTTGAGAAGCTACAGCCTGAGACAAGAAGTTCATTAGCTAGTTAGATTTTTACGTTTTAAGCTGCAGGTTTATTTCATTATTCCAGACACTAAACGAGCACCAGTGAGACATGCAGAGACTCCGTCGAGGTTCACGTGTAATTAGATTAATGTGTAGCTGACGAGAGGCCTGAGCGGAAggagagatttaaaaaaaaaacaaaacaaaaacctggAGATTCAGTGATTTCCCCTGTGGCATCATTACATTACGGGTTTATTATTAACAGAAACCATACAAGAAACAGAAAGTAAGTATCAGCCGGCCTTTTGACAATAATGAAAGTAGCAGGAGGTTGTTTATAAAACAAGAGGGATTATAGATAATcctgaaaaaatgcattttaaagtaGTTATATGTTGGAAGTTTAATCTTACATATCAAAATAAAACGCTGTTCTGTTTAATCAAACACCTAGTATGCTGATTGTGTAGACATGTTGCTGCAGTTTAGAGAAGCTCATCTGACTGAGAGTCTTTCTGACTCTCCTCAGGCGCTTATTGGATTTTCTAAATAAAGTCAGTTCCCACTTTCTACGGCTGAAAACTTGCCCCACCTCACACTTAGACAGATATATCATGGACGTGTAGGTGTTTGAGCCCTCCTGCACCTGTACCTGAAAAAGGGCCTGCAGTCCCTTGAATAAAACAGAATTCCCTCCCATCCATCTGTCATAACTGTCCATCCAGTACCGGGTGACATTGAGCCTAGATGCCATCCCAGGATGCGCCCAGGCCCAAACCAGGAGACCTGACTGGGCGCATTTGGCATCACCTGAACTTATATGCCTCAACTTCTGAGGGgggaacaaaaaatgattggttcagagagataatcaATCACATTATAGAAGAGGCgcgtccaagcaactagaggaggcaggaccaagacatacGATTGGTTGGTCCCGATGCCTCTAGTTGTTTGGATCCACCTCCTTTACAATTTGATTGTTTCAGAGAGATAATCAATCATTTTTTGATTTgacctcagaacattttttgtaattaaagtTCTCATGATTACTTATTTTGCCAGGTAATACACCAGGGTATTCTCTTGTGAATGTTTTCCTTTCCTTGAACTCTTTATAAAATACAAAAGGCATGCTGATGTAGTACATTGTGTTTAGTTCTGTTTATGAATCCACACTGCAGGGTTTGTTAAGTTTTGGTTGCATGCCGCAGTGGAAGTATTCTGCCCCCTGTTGGTAAGAGCTGGAAGAAGCAGGAGGCGTAGGCCGGATGGTAAAGTCTACCgtcttcatcttttttttttattccacgCTTTTAGGAGGTTTCCTTGCAGTCGGCTCCTCAGCCCACATCCACGATACTCCGTCCCGCATCCCTCCAAGTTCCCAGCGTCCTCCTGGCAAGTTCTGACGCGGGTGTGGTGATACAGCAGGCCCTTCCGTCCCCGACATCCAGCTCTGTAATCACACAAGTTCCGTCCTCCAACCGGCCCGTAGTGTAAGCTGATGGACAGATGTGTTTTTCTCCCCTTTCTGTGTCGTGTCACATTTTCTCTCTTTAGtatttaaacattaataaatgtatgtaGTGGATGTAGTGTAGCACATAGTAACAGTAACAGTTACAGGAACAGTAATTATACTGATGACCTTATGGTGTTTGGGGTTCTCCATGTCCTGTGGCTTTTTCCTCTTCCAGCCCAGTGTCTGGCACTTTCCCAGTACTCCTGCAGCTTCCCAATGGACAGACAATGCCAGTTGCCATCCCAGCATCCATTGCAAACCCAAGCGTGCATATTCCCACTGCCATCCCGGTAAGTCTGGGAGACTCCTCCATCCGACAGATAACTATCTGTTAATACTTGGCTGATAACAGTATTATTATAGTACTTTGTTCTGCGGAAGGGGGGGAGATGTTTAGTAAATATGAGCCTTGTTTTTGATAGGCGGGGCATACAGTGCGTTAGGAGCTGATTCAAGGCTCTTTAGTTTCCCATCCCATAGGGGTCAGTGTTCATTCAAGGGGTGGTGATAAGCTTGCATTCATCTGTCATCTCCTTGGGGCCGAGTCTGTAATCTGTTCTTTTACAGAAGGCTTGGAGTTTGTGTCCAAGCTGCCTATGAATATTGCAGTAAGAAAATGGCCCATATTTTGAATATGATGAGTGTGAGCTTTCAATAGGCACTTGAGTCCtccagcctgcagggggcatcCTATCAAAATTAGGCAGTTGAGCCTGCCTCGGGCACACATTCTTCCCTTGACACCTGCCTCTTGCCgtagcccccccacccccgccaacGCGGGTTCAAGTCCTTCCCCGTGGCCCTTTCGGCCCATATGCTCTCAGCGTTGGCAGGCGGGCGTGTTCATTAGTGAGCATGGCGCCTCttcgtgtgccccccccccccccccaacaaaataACAGAACGCATCCAGCCTAATGAGGCTGGGATACCAGGCAGCATTCgctgaggggagggggtgggggggcggccgTCTCGCTGGCTGTAAGAGTAATTTGCCATGTGCTGCTGTCTCACTGTGTCTTTGCTGTCAGCTTGTCAGACCTGTCACCGTAGTGCCTAACATCCCAGGGATCCCAGGGCCCTCCTCCCCACAGCCCGTCCAATCGGAAGCTAAAATGGTAATTCACTTCTCCCCCCCTCCGtctttgtgtctgtcttgcgCTGTACTTTTTCTCACATACCTCgaaagcctgtttttttttttgtctaattcATTCTTTCATAAAATTGCTCGTTCTCTATAGAAAGCATTATAATATTGTGAAACCAGGATCTTTGCAGGTGTAAATGTATGTGAtctttgtttttcatgttttgtacAGTCACCATATAAAAAAGACAGCATTCTGGTCCTAGTACAGCGAAAATAGCTAGACCAAGATCTGTTTGTTTTGAGGCTGGTGATCTGGGGCTTGCAGTGAAGTGCAGTGTAGCTTTTCAGTGCAGTTTCCCGCTTGGCCAGCAGAGGGAACAACATGAGGTCATGCAGAAATTTCCCGCTAAACGTTCTCCTCGCCAGATGCATTAATCTGTATGTGCATAGCCTAGCCAGTGCTAATCCTAAACATAACAGTTTGTAGCTCACGCTCCCAGCCAGGAAGACATTTTAATTAATGGACTTGTTTACTATCGCTTCCGTAATGTGAGCGTACCGAGCATGTCACCAGTATGGTGCGCCATATGCACGATTAACCGGCAGGAACCCTGCAAGGGTTTCCCACAAGGAAACGAGTCGCACCAGCCGCCCGACTTCCTGTATGGATTACATTCGTTTTACGGTCGTGGCGCCTAGTGAAACTCATCAGCTGCTCTACTGGCTGGAATTTAGAGGTATGAAGGAGCTCCTtcagtctgtctgtcctgttcTCCGCGAGATGGATGACAGCAAGACAGACAGGGGGGGGTTTTTTTTAGTTGAGGGGATTAAGTGGGGCTGTAATTAATGAGTGGGCCCAGCCTTGTCGTTAGCCAATGATGCGTTTTGAATCTGAGTGAAAGGGGAGAGGCCACTCCaaaggccaatcagctttcgcCGGGGAGCAGTGCCcctctggccccgcccctggTGGGGGACCAGACACAAGATGGAGCTTTGCAGACACTGAAGCTCTGCATAATTGATATGAATCGCTGTGGCGATTGGCTGCTAATTACTTCATCCTCCATTAGACCCGGAAGGCAGCTGATCACCGTCACTGGGTCACCCCCCGAGCTGGTCATCGGTCCCTTTTCCTCCCTGTGATGCTGTTAGTTGTCTGTACCCACACAGAACTGCTGTTCTCCTGCCTCGTCCGCTGGCGGCAAATCGTTTTTGCGGTGGCCGGATATCACGTGCCATCTCTCCGGCAGCTTACAGCCCTCCGACCGCATGACGCGAGTAGGGATTGGTGTTTACCAGAGAGCTGCAGCACCCCCTCTGTTGCCGGAAAGTTTTCGGGAATGCCCGGTGTCCAGCGGCACCACGCCCGTCTGCCATGGCCCAAGTCGGACGGCTGCCATTCAATTCTGCCCCCCCGATTTGCATATGCACCCGGCAGCTCCCCTAATGGGTCCGTGGCAGGGGCTGCACCgggcccccccccggcccctggcggcccgccccgcccccatccccccctccTGGGGCACCGGGGTGCCGCTTTACAAGGACTGATGATGCTGCAAAGTCCACCATAATGATAATTAACTCGCTGAATTCAGACGATTATGCTGTTAATTAGTTGCAAAATAAAGATAAGTAATGCCGCGGCAGATGGTGTAACGGCGCCCATGAGGAGGAGGGTTAAAACGCGGAGGAGGTCTCCGTGGCAGATATGAAATATGCATCTGACAGCTTTTCCTCGTCCTTCCTCGAGCTGTTCTCGGGGAAAAACAGCAGCGTTTTAACTGGAAAGCGGCCGTCGGCCGGCGCCACACCCATGGGGGGGGGATGCGCTCCCGGGCCACCGGCGAGCGAGCGTGGCCTCTCTGACCTCCGCTgtcctctgtgcccccccccggcTGGGAACGCCCAGGGCCCCTGCTTCCATGGGCCTGTTTTATCTCAGCTTGAAGCCTGTTTCTTACAGTGGGGGGTCGCTCTCCTGGCTCGTTTCGAAGCTGAGTGGTTCTTTCTCCATCTACATGAACCGGTTGCCCCCGATAAGCGTCTTCCTGGGGTGGCGAGGTTGTACACGGCTCGTGTCATTTTGTAATTCCTTGCGTTTTATCTGCTGATGATTAGAGCATCTCAGGCAGGTTAGTGAGCTTGGTGTCACCCAGAGGAGAGGGGCTTCCCCCGTGATGGTGCTCCATGGTCATCGCACCCCCCTTTGGCATGGGCACATGAGTGCAGAAAAGACATTGGCTGGGCCTTTACGGGATGGCCGATATACGTGTGACAtgatgctgggggggtgggttaCTAGATACTGGAGGTCCCTCGAGGGGGAGGGAAATTAGCCATGAAGGCAGCGCTACGCAGGAagcgtctgtctgcctgtcagaCGTCCTTCCCCCCTGATGGGAATGAGATGTCACTTTCAACGCCGAGGACAAGCATATGAAGCTTCAGCTGTGCGCCAGGTTGTCCCTtgggccacaagggggcgctgtGCCGGAAGTAGTATCCCAAATTTGCTTTTGACCTCTCTGCCTGCAGAGGCTGAAGGCGGCACTGACGCAGCAGCACCCTCAGGTAACCAACGGAGACGCGGGCGACGTCCCCAGCAGCGCGGCTGCAGAagcccctgcccccctgcctgcccccgcccccgcccccgccccggCTCCAGCCAAACCAGAGGAGCCCTGCCCACAGTCGCTGCAGCAGCCTGCCACCTCCACTACGGAGACACCTGTGagtatctgtctgtgtctctctgtctctgtctgtgcctgtctctgtctgtctatgtctgtctgtgtcagaGAGTTTCAGTTTATAATGAGAATGTCATATTGAAGCAGAGGAGGAGAACCATTTTAGTGTCTTACACGcagtgtatatgtgtatacGAGGTTCATAAGTgtatgaattttattttatgactCACTGCATCACAGCAAGGTCTGTAAACAGCAGCTGTGTGCGATAGGTGCCGTGTGTCACTGCAGTTTCCAGTAAAAATAAAGCCCAGTAGAGCAAATAGTCTTACCATAAATGTGTATACAAGGTTTGTGagtataaattatattttataattcaCTGCATCAGAGCGAGGGCTGTAAACAGCaggtgtgtgcctgtgtgggttatgtatatattatgttgtggggaaccattttttcggtccccacaaggggaagctCGGTTGTgtaaagatctgtgaatgcaatcaaaaaactaataaagccaaaagtctcgtattttgtttggttacttatgttaaaggcagggctgggtaggggttagggtcgtcatgttgggattagagttttccccataggaaTGTCCTCACAAAGACAtttacaaacttgtgtgtgtgtgtgtgtgtgtgtatgtgagatAGAGGTTCTGTACCAGTTAGCAGTTTATAGTTTTCCAGTAGAGACACTATATAGTGTCTTACACACCCTCTGTATCTGTATACAGCAGTGGTGTGTAACATAGTGAGGTGTGTAAacagcagctgtgtgtgtgtgtgtgtgtgtgtgtgtgtgtgtgtgttagtgacGTGGCGTAGTACCCAGTGACCACTTGGGGCCTGTGTTCGGTATGGCAGGCCTCgccggcgccccccccccagcacacccCCAGCACGGGCGGCCGGCGGCGCAGAGCCACCAGCGAGGACCCAGACGAGAAGAGGCGCAAGTTCCTGGAGCGCAACCGGGCGGCGGCGTCGCGCTGCCGGCAGAAGAGGAAGGTGTGGGTGCAGTCGTTGGAGAAAAAGGCGGAAGACCTGAGCTCCATGAACGTGCAGCTGCAGGTAGGCGGATGGGGCGGCCTGCTGGGACGGGACAGGATGGGGACTCTGCTCCCCGCCGGCGCCCCCTAATGAAGTCGTCTGGGGCGAccgagtggtggggggggtgggttgggaACACGCCGCCGCCTCGCTGTCAATGAAGACGTCTCTCCAGATGTCAGCGGCGCACAACTGcacagctcctcctcctcagtaatttatggggggggggggtggtggaccCCCCCGGCAAAGTCTCCCCGGGAAACGTGTCTGTTTGAACCTTCATTTTGAAGAAAGCAATTAGGATCTAATGCTGACAAGTTCGAAACAGTTCACATGTCTGTTGTCTCCGCTGATAACCGTGgacggggggtggggagggggggggggtaggcgtCGCCACCGGTGCCGCCGCATCCCAGACAGCTTAATGAGATGTGCTGTTTATTTGCGCGCTGTCTCCTTTGTCCATTAAACCTGTGGGAGACGCTAATGAGTGGGTGGGGGAGCCATATCATTGTTTTCAGAAATTCAGAAAGAAATAAGCGGTACAGAGAGTAGTTCCTCCCCCACAGACACGACTGGCGCTGGTGGGTAAGGAGGTGAGTAGATGGAAGTGCTGGGGTCAGGTTGGTGCAGGAGATGCGGGAGGGAGGCAGGTGCAGGTGTCCGCCGGCCAGAGTAGATCAGCACTGCGTGGTACCTAACCGGCTTTTAGGTgccttggggaggggggcttctGGGGGTCTCTTTGCAGGGTAACTTCAGTGTGCCTTCTCCGGACCCTAGCATATAAAACACCCACACCTGAGAGCGTGAGCTATGggcttggggggcgggggttgtgATGTTGCATCACGCCTCCCTCAGGTCCTTAAGACAAGCCCCAGCAAGAATCCCGCACATCACAGGTTACCACTCCTCACACTGCACCTGTCATACCCACTTAGGGGGGGGTGGGCGGCACACCGGCACGGGGAGGATGCGGCCTGCACGTTACCGGGTGCCCCAAGCTGAGCGGCCGAGCAGATGGACGTGGATAAACTGGCCGCCCTTTCAGCCAATAGACAGAGCCCCTGGAAGGAGAGGGGAGACATTCACATGCTAGAGGTGTTAGAGCGCCCCCTGGGGGCTAATCACCTAATCACGACAGGGCTGTAAATCTGTGGGGACGGCTGACCTCTGGTAGGTGTGGGCCATGTGGCCTGTGAATGCCCACCTGGAATGGACCAAACCCCCTCACACATAGTCCACTGCTGTGTTGTCATGTACCAAAATCACCCCCCATACAGAATAAAGTCCCCCTatccctgtgccccccccattACAGAATGAAGTCACCCTGTGACTGTGCCCCCCCCTTAGAGAATCAAGAAACCCTGTGtctggtcccccccccaccttaagGAATGAAGTTACCTtattcctgccccccccccttacagaaTGAAGTCACTCTGTGCCCCCCCATTACAGAATGAAGTCACCCTGTGACTGTGCCCCCCCTTAGAGAATCAAAAAACCCTGTGTCTGGTCCCCCCCCTTAAAGAATGAAGTCACCTtatgcctgcccccccccccttacagaaTGAAGTCACTTTGtgcctgtgtcccccccccttaCAGCATGAAGTCACCTtatgcctgcccccccccttacagAATGAAGACACCTGTGCCTGTGTCCCCCCCCTTACAGAATGAAGTTACCTGtgcctgtgtcccccccccttaCAGAATGAAGTTACCTGTGCCTGTGTCCCCCCCTTACAGAATGAAGTTACCTGTGCCTGTGTCCCCCCCTTACAGAATGAAGTCACTTTGtgcctgtgtccccccccccccttacagaaTGAAGTCACTTTGtgcctgtgtcccccccccttaCAGAATGAAGTTACCTGTGCCTGTGTCCCCCCCTTACAGAATGAAGTTACCTGTGCCTGTGTTCCCCCCCCTTACAGAATGAAGTTACCTatgcctgtgccccccccccccccatttcagaaTGAAGTCACCCTGCTGAGGAATGAGGTTGCACAGCTGAAGCAGCTTCTCCTGGCCCATAAAGACTGCCCCGTGACAGCCATGCAGAAGAAGTCCGCCTATCACAGTGAGTAATGTCCCGTGGAGGGCGGCATTTGAAATattagtggggagggggggcttctcACTCAACATCTCCCTTTGGTCTGCCTCCACTGTGAGCTTGTTGCCACCGTTAATTAACAGCTATGATGAACTCTCCGGCTTTAACTCCCTGTAAACGACGCGGTATCATGCGCATGTGCCGTTGCCTAACCCTGGAGTTTCCTGCCCACCACGCCTCGAGATCCGGTGACATTTGGACCATGATCCTTTGAAACATTGCTGCCCGTCCTCTGTCCCCGTGTGCCGCCTGATGAAGAGAGCGGTATGTGGTTTGGTGCCATCTGCGCTGTGCCATGCCTTCTCCAGCGTAATTTGACTATGTTTTGCGAGACTCGCGGATATGGAGACGGTCTCTGCCATATGCAGCCACTTCGTTTCAATTTGCCTCTGTCAGTAGAGCCGGAGAGGGGCGGCTCGTGCCCGGTGCCGCTAACAGGTCTTCAGGTGCCTGCTGTAAAATTTTAATGGCTGCCAGGTTTAAACAGGCCATGTAAGCACTTTTATAAGAATGGGCAATACTTTCTAATTCCCTTTATCTCGGGGACATGTCCAGGTCTTCTTCCCTAAAGCGCACTGaatattgattttcttttttttggtcaGTACAGCGCTTTGCGTTACGCGAGTCCACGCCCCCGGCTGATTGGCCGGTTTCCGCCAGACAGGGCCCTCCATCTCGCTCTCTGCGGTCTGCAGGCTCTCAGCGTTTCTCGCCTGACTGGATGATAATTGCTCCTAAAATATGACATGATGGCTGGCCGCTTGTCAAAGCCCCGGTGTGCTGCCTCTgtcctgctgtctgtctctctctttccgTCTCTCCGTCTCTCTTGCTCATTATCTCCGTCTCTCTTTCTTGTGCCGTCTTGCTCTGCCTTGTTCTGTCTATCTCCgtctttctctgtctgtctctcgtTCTTCTGCTGTCTGTATCTGCTTTGGTCCTTCtgtctctgtctttcttgctcTCCTTGTCTCCCTCGTTCTGTCTTTCCGAGCAGCACTGGTCTGTCGGAAAGCCCCTCGGATGGGCCTTTCGGAACACAGGCTTCAAAGCGCCATCGTCAGCATGTcagatatattttaaaaatgcatgtttgGATACGGAGCAGCCgtattttaaaatgagattCCTCCAAACCACTGTGTTTATCTTTCCACATGTCGGTACTAAGAGCCAGCAAAGGCGTCCAGCCAGGAAGGGCCCCCCTCCCTCTGGGGGCCCCGGGCTCCACTGGCGCTGTCTGCTAGCATACTTAACCACCCAGCTGAGGCTTAGGCATGGCAGGTGGAAGGAAATTACCCAGCCTTCCCTGCAAACAAGCCAGGCTTCGCATTTGCTTGGCAGACTGAGTCCTCCATCTGTTTGTAGAGAAACACGCTTGAAAATTCGTttaagagaaataaataaataaacaaacaaacaaacaaacaatgcagtatCGCTGCCTTGGGAACCTGCAGAATCGTGGGAGATAAGGCAGGAACTCCAGCAGCAGCATCCGGATCCTAAACCTGTGGCCATTAGGATGTATTATGCGCTACTCAGTGTGGGACTTCGCCGGGGGAGTGAGCAGGAGGGGAATCCGGTCGGATTTACGCCGAGATCCGGCTCGCTTTTGGGGTCGGTAGCAGAACCGTTTAAGGCGTGTTGACATGCATTTGTTCCTGGCACCAGATGCTGGGAGCTGGTGCTCATGGAGGGACTTTCAAACAAATGTTTCTCTCAGCCCAGATAAAATACCACGTATCTCTGGTTCTGAAATATCAAACCTAATCATTAATTAGCCAATGCCATTTGAAGTGACTTCTTGTCATTAGTGGTATTAATTATTGCGGTGGTCTGCATTCTTTTATGAGTCTATGTTAttgagagatttttttttcccccatcaaGATCCAATTAATTCAATGCAACTGCCTAACAGCTGGTGGTATTTCGACTCCAAGTCTTGCGTATTCTCCAGCGTGAGCATCATTAAAATCAGGTGCTGTAATCATCTGTCGCAGCAGTAGTTGGCAAGCTAGCAGAAATACTAATGAAATCAGAATGAGGTGGTTCTCGAACACCGTCGGCAGCCAGGGAACCCAGCGCGGCCTCACCGCTTTGGCTAAGATCGCAGCTTTAATTAAGCAGAGCGAAATGTTGGCTATATTTAAAAAGAGTGAGAATTAAAATAACAGTAAATGGCCGCCTGCACTGCGTCGGGTCTGCAGAACTGAGGTTCAGCACGTTTGGGGTCCGCTGGAGATGGTCCGCTGGAGATGGTCCGCTGGAGATGGTCCGCACAGTTGGGACGGTGGCAAGCTCCGCCAGGAGGGCGTCGACCACATCAGGGCTATGTTAGAATATTGGCTTGTGTCTGTCGTGCATGTAGTTTGG from Paramormyrops kingsleyae isolate MSU_618 chromosome 16, PKINGS_0.4, whole genome shotgun sequence carries:
- the atf2 gene encoding cyclic AMP-dependent transcription factor ATF-2 translates to MSDDKPFVCTAPGCGQRFTNEDHLAVHKHKHEMTLKFGPARNDSVIVADQTPTPTRFLKNCEEVGLFNELASPFEHDFKKATEDDIKKLPLDLSPLTTPVVRNKIEEPSSVEAHRDSPLPHPESTTSDDKEVSLQSAPQPTSTILRPASLQVPSVLLASSDAGVVIQQALPSPTSSSVITQVPSSNRPVVPVSGTFPVLLQLPNGQTMPVAIPASIANPSVHIPTAIPLVRPVTVVPNIPGIPGPSSPQPVQSEAKMRLKAALTQQHPQVTNGDAGDVPSSAAAEAPAPLPAPAPAPAPAPAKPEEPCPQSLQQPATSTTETPASPAPPPQHTPSTGGRRRRATSEDPDEKRRKFLERNRAAASRCRQKRKVWVQSLEKKAEDLSSMNVQLQNEVTLLRNEVAQLKQLLLAHKDCPVTAMQKKSAYHNAEKEDSCEDMSVPGSPQSEVIQHSSVSTSNGVGSSSLTLATPGPAPAADHSTEEAQSQLGVELPPQTQSSGS